The Oreochromis niloticus isolate F11D_XX linkage group LG2, O_niloticus_UMD_NMBU, whole genome shotgun sequence genome includes a region encoding these proteins:
- the stard14 gene encoding START domain containing 14, with protein sequence MSRVSSILPDEAVFDDFKRQCLATDNWQNKYDSNGMQVWIEVRAVNKGNNVPKVHKMKCKMIIKDVSAATMFDVLHDSKYRKKWDLTMQESFDIARLSANADVGYYSWRCPIPLKNRDVVTLRSWQVTDDEYIMVNFSVKHPKYPPRSDLVRAVSIQTGYYIKATGPKSCTFTYLSQADPKGSLPKWVVNKASQVLAPKVMKSVHKAGQEYSNWKSQNSPDFKPWLHPEQNTLPMMDPAELSIQRADSLENVDESSKLDVNEGEDSS encoded by the exons ATGTCTCGGGTTTCGAGTATTTTACCCGATGAGGCGGTCTTTGATGACTTTAAAAGACAGTGTTTAGCAACCGACAACTGGCAAAATAAGTATGACAGCAATGGGATGCAAGTGTGGATCGAGGTGCGCGCTGTGAATAAAGGAAATAACGTACCTAAAGTCCACAAGATGAAG TGTAAAATGATAATCAAAGATGTGTCAGCTGCTACCATGTTCGACGTCCTTCACGACAGCAAGTACCGCAAGAAGTGGGATCTAACTATGCAGGAGAGTTTTGACATTGCCCGGCTCTCTGCTAATGCTGATGTGGGCTACTACTCAT GGCGTTGTCCAATTCCATTAAAGAACAGAGATGTTGTGACACTGCGCTCGTGGCAGGTCACAGATGACGAGTACATCATGGTTAACTTCTCAGTCAAACACCCG AAATACCCTCCTCGCAGCGACCTCGTAAGAGCCGTTTCCATCCAGACGGGGTATTATATCAAGGCCACAGGACCAAAAAGTTGCACTTTTACATATCTTTCACAAGCAGACCCCAAAG GCTCTCTCCCAAAGTGGGTGGTGAACAAAGCATCCCAAGTTCTTGCTCCTAAG GTAATGAAGAGTGTGCACAAGGCGGGACAGGAATACTCAAACTGGAAAAGTCAGAATTCCCCCGATTTCAAGCCCTGGCTGCACCCAGAGCAGAACACCCTTCCCATGATGGACCCCGCTGAGCTGTCAATTCAGAGAGCAGACTCACTGGAAAATGTGGATGAAAGCTCAAAGCTGGATGTTAACGAAGGGGAGGACAGCAGCTAG